A part of Brevinematia bacterium genomic DNA contains:
- a CDS encoding polyprenol monophosphomannose synthase produces MKNLERVLVVVPTYNEVENISRLIKEILDSFDKADVLVVDDNSPDGTAEVVKKEFENNERVNLLVRNGKRGLGRAYVDGFKWGLSREYRYLIGMDADFSHDPKEIPNFYNYLQEYDVVVGSRYINGIRVLNWDLKRLIISQLGSLYARVVTGLKLTDMTGGYNGYRAEVLRSIDLDKIDSNGYAFQIELKYRSYVKGFRIVEIPIVFKEREKGTSKMNGRIIFEAIVECIKLRIDKILNRI; encoded by the coding sequence ATGAAGAACTTAGAAAGAGTACTTGTAGTTGTACCCACATACAATGAAGTGGAGAATATCTCTCGCTTAATAAAAGAGATTTTGGATTCATTTGATAAAGCTGATGTTCTCGTAGTTGATGATAACTCTCCTGATGGAACGGCAGAGGTTGTAAAGAAGGAGTTTGAAAACAACGAGAGGGTTAACCTGCTTGTGAGGAATGGTAAGAGGGGATTAGGTAGAGCATATGTTGATGGCTTCAAATGGGGACTAAGTAGAGAGTATAGATACCTTATAGGAATGGATGCTGATTTTTCGCATGATCCAAAGGAAATTCCGAACTTCTACAACTATTTACAGGAATACGATGTAGTTGTCGGGTCTAGGTATATAAACGGTATAAGAGTACTGAACTGGGACCTGAAAAGGCTTATAATAAGTCAACTTGGAAGTCTTTACGCGAGAGTTGTTACGGGACTAAAACTTACAGACATGACTGGTGGCTACAACGGTTATAGAGCTGAAGTGTTAAGAAGTATAGACCTAGATAAAATAGATTCCAATGGCTATGCATTCCAAATAGAGCTTAAGTATAGATCCTATGTCAAAGGATTTAGAATAGTTGAGATACCAATAGTTTTTAAGGAAAGGGAAAAGGGTACTAGTAAGATGAACGGAAGGATAATATTTGAAGCAATAGTTGAGTGTATAAAGCTGAGGATAGATAAGATTCTAAACAGAATATAG
- a CDS encoding V-type ATP synthase subunit F — MKVVGLFDKYTSEVFRFLGVESFSLSPEDPNLSAKIIDYLEEFKKNKNIFSILISKNLSSKVRKELEEFALNNTRPTVVEVDPMYNVEEYEDYEAIIKRIVRETIGIRL; from the coding sequence ATGAAAGTAGTCGGACTCTTTGATAAGTATACCTCAGAAGTTTTCAGATTTCTTGGAGTGGAGTCTTTTTCTTTGTCTCCAGAGGATCCTAACTTATCAGCTAAAATAATTGACTATCTAGAAGAGTTCAAGAAAAACAAAAACATCTTTTCAATTCTAATTTCCAAGAATCTTTCCTCAAAGGTAAGAAAAGAGTTGGAAGAATTTGCATTGAACAACACAAGACCAACAGTTGTGGAGGTAGATCCTATGTATAACGTAGAGGAATACGAAGATTACGAGGCGATAATAAAGAGAATAGTAAGAGAAACCATAGGAATAAGACTGTAG
- the rfbC gene encoding dTDP-4-dehydrorhamnose 3,5-epimerase, whose product MAKFSVTKTHIDGVVVIEPKTFRDERGFFLESWNEMEFEEVGLKLKFVQDNHSRSIKGVLRGLHFQLPRPQGKLVRVARGRIFDVAVDLRKGSKTFGKWVGLYLSDDDMKMLYIPEGFAHGFLVLSELADVIYKTTEFYFPEYDRGILWNDETIGIEWPLAEAGISHPILSKKDSSLPRLRDIYQLL is encoded by the coding sequence ATGGCTAAGTTTAGCGTAACAAAGACTCATATAGACGGGGTGGTTGTAATAGAGCCCAAGACTTTCAGAGATGAAAGAGGGTTTTTCTTAGAAAGCTGGAACGAAATGGAATTTGAAGAAGTAGGACTGAAGCTAAAATTTGTTCAGGATAACCACTCTAGATCAATAAAAGGTGTTCTCAGAGGACTACACTTTCAGCTTCCTCGCCCGCAGGGAAAGCTAGTTAGAGTTGCTAGAGGCAGGATATTTGATGTTGCAGTTGATCTAAGAAAAGGTTCTAAAACTTTTGGCAAATGGGTTGGTTTGTATCTCTCTGATGACGATATGAAGATGCTCTACATACCTGAAGGGTTTGCACATGGTTTCCTAGTCCTTTCAGAATTAGCGGATGTAATATACAAGACTACAGAGTTTTACTTTCCCGAGTACGACAGAGGAATACTCTGGAATGATGAGACAATAGGAATAGAATGGCCACTTGCAGAAGCAGGAATCAGTCACCCAATACTTTCAAAAAAGGATTCCTCTCTTCCTAGGCTTAGGGATATCTATCAGCTTCTTTGA
- a CDS encoding secondary thiamine-phosphate synthase enzyme YjbQ — MRFHTEYLWFNTKNRIEYIMITDSVREIVKRSGIKEGFVLVSAMHITAGVFVNDNEKGFQKDLSELLERLAPMNAHYHHNYTGEDNGYAHLRSILVNHEVIIPVTNGDLDLGPWQQIFYAEFDGQRRKRLVVKVIGE, encoded by the coding sequence ATGAGGTTCCATACAGAATACCTTTGGTTTAATACAAAAAACAGGATTGAGTATATAATGATAACTGATAGCGTCAGGGAAATTGTGAAGAGAAGTGGTATAAAGGAAGGATTTGTATTAGTCTCTGCAATGCATATAACCGCTGGGGTTTTCGTAAATGATAACGAAAAGGGATTTCAAAAGGACTTGAGTGAGTTATTGGAAAGGCTTGCTCCTATGAATGCCCATTATCATCACAACTATACAGGTGAAGATAATGGTTATGCTCATCTGAGAAGTATACTTGTAAATCATGAGGTCATAATTCCCGTGACAAACGGAGATCTGGATCTTGGACCTTGGCAACAGATATTCTACGCCGAATTTGACGGTCAAAGAAGAAAGCGCCTTGTAGTTAAAGTCATTGGCGAATAG
- the leuS gene encoding leucine--tRNA ligase, with protein sequence MDYEFERIEKKWQERWEKEGIFKSSFDVGKKKYYVLVMFPYPSGKIHMGHVRNYTIGDVVARYKKMKGFNVLHPIGWDAFGLPAENAAISKGVHPAKWTYENIEVMKQQLKRLGFAYDWDREIATCDPEYYKWNQWFFLKMYEKGIVYRKASPVNWCPHCGTVLANEQVIDGKCWRCDSEVEIRNIEQWFIKITEYADRLLEDHSKLGKWPEKVLLMQKNWIGKSFGVVVNFKLEDGRDFPIFTTRADTIFGVTFMAIAPEHPLVDEIIKTNPSIEPEVRKMRKEDYRLRTSEEYEKEGVFTGKYVINPLTEERVPLWVANFVLMEYGTGAIMCVPAHDERDFKFAKKYGLPIKVVIQPEGENLKPEEMTSAYVEEGIMVNSAQFSGMKSSEALIKIIDYIEEKGLGRRKYNYRIKDWLISRQRYWGTPIPFVKCDKCGYVPVPYEQLPVLLPTDVKFTGMGNPLETSEEFLKTVCPKCGAQARRETDTMDTFFDSSWYYARYTSPKSHKLPFDREESRYWLDVDQYIGGIEHAILHLLYARFFHKFMKDLGLVDSDEPFVNLLTQGMVCKKWVSISSMLEFLSLSEDSSDEELIAALKQRYPDAKLELTANARTTIKDIMEKNHLNLASNVSLLFEAMNNKVLTNEILRKLEEEIGELAKMSKSKHNTVDPDEMVRKYGADAVRLFILFAAPPEKDLEWSDEGIEGAYRFVNRVWRLVTGNLELLKSSPSIDYSNIESLSLGKSEKDLLIKINLTIKRVSDDIERDFSFNTAIASLMELTNSLYAYVSGENVCGSVFREGIEKLLILMYVFTPHVAEELWEMIGGEGMVCQKKWPAYDTRFLTYDTIEIVIQVNGKVKARITVPADISSEELERIALDNEVVKRNLRGVPKKVVVVPKRLVNIVT encoded by the coding sequence ATGGACTATGAGTTTGAGAGAATAGAGAAGAAGTGGCAAGAGAGATGGGAAAAGGAAGGGATTTTCAAGTCATCGTTTGATGTGGGCAAAAAGAAATACTATGTTCTTGTTATGTTTCCTTATCCTTCGGGTAAAATCCACATGGGGCATGTTAGAAACTACACTATAGGTGATGTTGTTGCGAGATACAAGAAGATGAAAGGGTTCAATGTTCTTCATCCGATAGGTTGGGATGCATTTGGCTTGCCTGCTGAAAACGCTGCTATCAGTAAGGGTGTGCATCCCGCTAAATGGACATATGAGAACATTGAAGTGATGAAGCAACAGCTAAAGAGGTTAGGGTTTGCCTATGATTGGGATAGAGAAATTGCAACTTGCGATCCTGAATACTACAAATGGAATCAGTGGTTTTTCCTGAAGATGTATGAGAAGGGTATTGTGTATAGAAAAGCTTCTCCCGTAAATTGGTGTCCACACTGTGGAACTGTTTTAGCTAATGAGCAAGTTATAGATGGTAAATGCTGGAGGTGTGACTCTGAGGTTGAGATAAGAAACATAGAGCAGTGGTTTATCAAGATAACGGAGTATGCTGATAGACTGCTTGAGGATCATTCAAAACTTGGCAAATGGCCGGAAAAGGTTTTGTTAATGCAGAAAAACTGGATAGGTAAGAGTTTTGGAGTTGTGGTCAACTTTAAGCTTGAGGATGGAAGGGACTTTCCTATATTTACCACAAGAGCTGATACAATCTTCGGTGTTACCTTTATGGCTATTGCTCCTGAGCATCCCCTTGTTGATGAGATAATCAAAACCAATCCTAGTATAGAACCTGAAGTTAGAAAGATGAGGAAAGAAGACTACCGTCTCAGGACGTCTGAAGAATATGAGAAAGAAGGAGTATTTACAGGAAAATATGTGATCAATCCATTGACCGAGGAGAGAGTGCCATTGTGGGTTGCAAACTTTGTCCTAATGGAATATGGCACCGGAGCTATAATGTGTGTTCCTGCGCATGATGAGAGAGACTTTAAGTTTGCTAAAAAGTATGGATTGCCTATCAAGGTTGTAATACAGCCCGAAGGAGAGAACCTAAAACCCGAGGAGATGACTTCTGCATATGTAGAAGAGGGAATTATGGTAAATTCCGCTCAATTTTCGGGAATGAAAAGCAGTGAGGCTTTGATAAAGATAATTGACTACATTGAAGAGAAGGGGTTGGGTAGGCGAAAGTATAACTATAGGATAAAGGATTGGTTGATATCCAGACAGAGATACTGGGGAACTCCAATTCCCTTTGTAAAATGTGATAAGTGTGGCTACGTTCCAGTGCCTTACGAACAGTTGCCAGTTTTACTCCCTACTGATGTAAAGTTCACAGGAATGGGTAACCCTCTGGAAACGAGTGAAGAGTTTCTGAAAACAGTTTGTCCAAAGTGTGGTGCTCAAGCAAGAAGGGAAACTGATACTATGGATACATTTTTTGACTCAAGTTGGTATTACGCTAGGTATACATCACCTAAATCTCATAAGCTCCCTTTTGATAGGGAAGAAAGCAGATATTGGCTTGATGTTGATCAGTATATAGGTGGTATTGAACATGCTATTTTGCATTTGCTTTACGCAAGGTTCTTCCATAAGTTTATGAAGGATCTGGGACTTGTTGATAGTGATGAACCATTTGTTAACCTTCTCACTCAGGGGATGGTTTGCAAGAAATGGGTTAGTATTTCGTCAATGTTGGAGTTTTTATCACTTTCTGAGGATAGTTCAGATGAAGAGCTTATCGCAGCTCTTAAACAGCGTTACCCTGATGCTAAGCTTGAGTTAACTGCTAACGCGAGAACTACCATAAAAGATATTATGGAGAAAAATCATCTAAATTTAGCTAGCAATGTATCACTGCTTTTTGAAGCTATGAATAATAAGGTTTTGACTAATGAGATTCTAAGGAAGCTTGAGGAAGAGATAGGTGAATTAGCAAAAATGTCTAAGTCCAAGCATAACACCGTTGATCCTGATGAAATGGTAAGGAAATATGGAGCAGATGCAGTAAGGTTATTCATACTTTTTGCTGCACCTCCCGAGAAAGATCTTGAGTGGAGTGATGAAGGTATAGAAGGAGCATATAGGTTTGTAAATAGGGTTTGGAGACTAGTGACTGGTAATCTAGAACTGCTGAAGTCTTCACCTTCTATTGATTACTCTAACATTGAGTCTCTTTCGCTTGGTAAAAGTGAAAAAGACTTACTGATAAAGATAAACCTTACCATCAAAAGAGTTTCCGATGATATTGAAAGAGATTTTAGCTTTAATACCGCTATAGCTTCACTTATGGAACTTACCAATTCTCTCTATGCTTATGTTTCCGGTGAAAACGTTTGTGGTTCCGTTTTTAGGGAAGGCATTGAGAAACTTCTGATTCTTATGTATGTTTTTACTCCGCACGTTGCTGAGGAGCTTTGGGAGATGATAGGAGGTGAGGGGATGGTGTGTCAGAAGAAGTGGCCTGCTTATGACACTAGATTTCTGACGTACGATACTATAGAGATTGTAATCCAAGTGAATGGGAAAGTAAAAGCAAGAATAACTGTTCCAGCCGATATAAGCAGTGAAGAACTTGAGAGGATAGCACTTGATAATGAGGTAGTAAAAAGGAATCTCCGTGGTGTTCCAAAGAAGGTTGTTGTTGTTCCAAAGAGATTGGTAAATATAGTGACTTAG